The DNA window TACGTGCCCGATCGTTCCGATGTTGACATGCGGTTTATTTCTCTGAAATACTTCCTTTGCCATTCTCTTTCTCCTTTAAACTTAAACTGAGAATTTTATTATTCTTTTCTGGCGCTTATTTCTTGCCAGTAACCTTTTCTGCGACGTTCTTGGGGACAGGCTCATAGTGCGAGAACTGCATGGTGTAGTTGCCGCGGCCCTGCGTTCTGGAGCGCAGGTCTGTCGCGTAGCCAAACATCTCGGAGAGCGGAACCATGCCGCGGATCGTCTGCGAGTTGCCGCGCTGTTCCGTGCCCTCGACGCGGCCTCTTCTTGCATTGATGTTGCCCAGGACATCGCCCAGATATTCATCCGGAACGACGACTTCGACTTTCATCATCGGCTCGAGCAGCGTGCAGGCGGCCTTTTCGAAGGCGGCCTTGATGCCCATGGAGCCGGCGATCTTGAATGCCATTTCGGAGGAGTCGACCTCGTGGTAGGAGCCATCCACCAGCGTAACCTTGAAGTCTACCACTTCGTAGCCGCCCAGAATGCCGCTCTTGGCCGCTTCCTGGATACCGGCATCGATGCTGGGGATATATTCCTTGGGGATTGCGCCGCCGACGATGGCGTTGACGAACTCGTAGCCAGCGCCCGGCTCCTGGGGCTCGACGTGCAGTTTACAATGACCGAACTGACCGCGGCCGCCGGACTGGCGGACGTATCTGCCTTCGGAATCGACTGCTTTGGTGATGGTCTCGCGGTATGCAACCTGAGGCGCGCCCACCGTCGCTTCGACTTTATACTCTCTGAGCAGACGATCGACGATAATTTCCAGATGCAGCTCGCCCATGCCGGCGATGATGGTCTGGCCCGTCTCCTCGTCTGTATAGGCCTTGAAGGTCGGGTCTTCCTCGGCCAGCTTCATCAGGGCAACGCCCATCTTATCGCGGCCGGCTTTGGTTTTGGGCTCGATGGCGACGCGGATAACCGGATCCGGGAACACCATGGACTCCAGGATGATGGGATTCTTCTCATCGCAGAGGGTATCGCCCGTGCCCACGTCTTTGAGGCCGACGGCTGCGGCGATATCGCCGGCCATAACCTCTTCGACTTCTTCTCTATGGTTGGCGTGCATCTTGACGATACGGCCAAGGCGCTCTCTTCTGTCCTTCGTGGAGTTATAGACATAGGAGCCGGCGGCCAGCTTGCCCGAGTATACCCGGAAGAAGGCCAGCTTGCCCACGAACGGGTCTGCCATGATTTTGAAAGCCAGGGCAGAGAAGGGGGCGTCGTAATCTGCGGGACGGGAATCCTCGTCTTCCGTGCCCGGGATGGTGCCCGTGATAGCCGGGACATCCAGCGGGGAGGGCAGCAGCTCGACGACATAGTCCAGCATGGGCTGAACGCCTTTGTTGCGGTAGGAAGAGCCGCAGCAGACCGGGACGATCTCGCCGGCAATCGTGCGCTTTCTCAGGCCCGCAATGATCTCTTCTCTCGTGAGCTCCTCGCCGTTAAAGAATTTCTCCATCAGCTCGTCGCTGGCTTCGGCAGCCGCCTCGACCAGTTTCTCGCGGTATTCCTTGGCCTGCTCCAGCATATCCGCCGGGACATCCACGACGTCGAACTTGGCGCCGGTAGCATCGTCAGTATCATAGAGATCGGCCTTCATGTTGATCAGGTCGACAATGCCGATAAAATCAGCCTCTTTGCCGATGGGCAGCTGCAGCGGAACCGGGTTCGCGCCCAGTCTGTCGACGATCATATCGACGACGTTGTAGAAATCCGCGCCCATGATATCCATCTTATTGACATAGCAGAGGCGAGGAACGCCATAGCCCTCGGCCTGGCGCCAAACCGTCTCGGACTGGGGCTCAACGCCGCCCTTTGCGCAGAACACGGCGACAGCGCCGTCCAGCACGCGCAGGGAACGCTCAACCTCGACCGTGAAGTCCACGTGTCCGGGAGTATCGATGATGTTGATGCGGTGGCCCTTCCACTCGGCAGTCGTTGCGGCAGACTGAATCGTGATGCCTCTCTCCTGCTCCTGCTCCATCCAGTCCATCGTCGCGGCGCCATCGTGCACCTCGCCGATTTTATACGTCCGGCCGGTATAGAACAGAATACGCTCGGTCGTCGTGGTTTTGCCCGCGTCGATATGGGCCATGATGCCGATATTTCTAATTTTATCTAATGGGAATTCTTTGGACACTACTAAGCTCCTTTCCTAGCAGCCGCTACCAACGGTAATGCGCAAACGCTCTGTTGGCCTCGGCCATCTTGTGCATATCCTCTTTGCGCTTGACACTGGAGCCGGTGTTGTTTGCGGCATCCATAATCTCTGCGGCCACGCGCTCGCGCATGGTGCGCTCGCCTCTCTTGCCCGAGAACATCACCAGCCAGCGGATGGCGAGGGTTTGTCTTCTCTCGGGGCGCACTTCGATAGGCACCTGGTACGTCGCGCCGCCAACCCGGCGCGCCTTGACTTCCAGAACAGGCATGATGTTTTCCATGGCTGCCTCAAACACTTCCATGGGGTCTTTGCCCGTCTTCTCTTCGATGATCTCGAACGCATCATAGCAGATGCGCTGCGCGGTTCCGCGCTTGCCGTCCAGCATGATCTGGTTGATCAGCTTGGTCACAACTTTGCTTTTATAAATCGGGTCTGCAATAACTTCCCGCTTTGCTACTCCACCACGTCTTGGCATGGTCTTCCT is part of the Christensenellaceae bacterium 44-20 genome and encodes:
- the rpsG gene encoding 30S ribosomal protein S7 — its product is MPRRGGVAKREVIADPIYKSKVVTKLINQIMLDGKRGTAQRICYDAFEIIEEKTGKDPMEVFEAAMENIMPVLEVKARRVGGATYQVPIEVRPERRQTLAIRWLVMFSGKRGERTMRERVAAEIMDAANNTGSSVKRKEDMHKMAEANRAFAHYRW
- the fusA gene encoding elongation factor G; translated protein: MSKEFPLDKIRNIGIMAHIDAGKTTTTERILFYTGRTYKIGEVHDGAATMDWMEQEQERGITIQSAATTAEWKGHRINIIDTPGHVDFTVEVERSLRVLDGAVAVFCAKGGVEPQSETVWRQAEGYGVPRLCYVNKMDIMGADFYNVVDMIVDRLGANPVPLQLPIGKEADFIGIVDLINMKADLYDTDDATGAKFDVVDVPADMLEQAKEYREKLVEAAAEASDELMEKFFNGEELTREEIIAGLRKRTIAGEIVPVCCGSSYRNKGVQPMLDYVVELLPSPLDVPAITGTIPGTEDEDSRPADYDAPFSALAFKIMADPFVGKLAFFRVYSGKLAAGSYVYNSTKDRRERLGRIVKMHANHREEVEEVMAGDIAAAVGLKDVGTGDTLCDEKNPIILESMVFPDPVIRVAIEPKTKAGRDKMGVALMKLAEEDPTFKAYTDEETGQTIIAGMGELHLEIIVDRLLREYKVEATVGAPQVAYRETITKAVDSEGRYVRQSGGRGQFGHCKLHVEPQEPGAGYEFVNAIVGGAIPKEYIPSIDAGIQEAAKSGILGGYEVVDFKVTLVDGSYHEVDSSEMAFKIAGSMGIKAAFEKAACTLLEPMMKVEVVVPDEYLGDVLGNINARRGRVEGTEQRGNSQTIRGMVPLSEMFGYATDLRSRTQGRGNYTMQFSHYEPVPKNVAEKVTGKK